The genomic DNA aaatatatatatatatatatatataagtgtaGTGAAGTTGTGGCAAGTTAGAGATTGGAGACCTCCATTGAGCCAAAGGACTAAAGGCTTTGAAGATGGACCAGTTTCTGATTCAACAAAATAGTAAAAGAGATATCTGCGTTTTTTTTCATCAACTGTAACATATCCTGAGAAGTGTTGAAAGCCTATGTGGGGTTGTCCAGGAAGCTTATGAATTCTATCTGCATGAGAAGAGAGACAGAAGATTTCCATGGAAGAACTCAGCTGAAGCAACACCACAGTCATTGCTATGGCTTTCCATCTTTGCCAGCACATCTTTTTAGCACAAAAACTAATGAGAGTAGGACTTAGGAAAAGTTGTATCAGAGAGAAAGAGGTGGGATGtgtttaaaatacaaaatattactGTATGCATACATAATAGGGTTAATTTAAATGTGGTCCACCCAGTGATCCAAGGCtcgatattttattttttgatttttttgcagGCCGGTGTTTAAAAGTCTTACATTGGATAAGATACACTGTTAAGACAAGGTCTTTATAAGTGGCGGACAGTCCTCACCTTATAAGTCGGTTTTCTAGGAGTTGAGTTAGACCAAATCCAAATTCGAAGATGGTACTAGAGCCAACCCAAAATCCATTTCAAggtaaatgaataaaaataagtAAGAGCATCTTTAATAAAATTGTCTCATTTCTGTGTACTTTGCTGAGCTCTGAGAGAATATGAGCATTTCATAGCATCCTGGGGTGGGGGATATTGCAGGGTAAAAACAGATATACACAgctccttttttgtttttatcaaaaagtTGTTTGATTGATTAACAAGTACATGCAAAACTTATCTTATTCATCCACAAAGTAGTTACATTATGAAAATTCCAAGGAAAATAGACTAATAGAGCAATCTTACATACTTCATATAGTTACAAATATGCATTTCTTTATAATGACAATTGGTTCCCTTTATTTTTCATGTACAACAATCTCACATGCTAGCTTAATTAGCCTTTTCATTGTTGGGGTGTGGAGGGTCCTTCATCCATCCATTCACCATATTTCACatgtacatacatacatacaagtTGTGTTAAATTTGTATGCTAGCAATGCAATAGTTCAATTTATGGATGCTTGTGTTTTGGCAAATATATTTGAGTGAATATGAATGGACCCTATCCAAGTACAGTTGAAAGGAAAAAGATTGTCTAATCTAATAATCATATAATTGCTTGAAAGtctaatcaatcaatcaatattgCGCTGTTAGACCATGtacaatggaaaaaaaatttcaatacctttcaacatccactttttcaattcccaacactccacatcattttctctctcataattcaacacccattcaatttttacctctccaatagttttttcattcaacaccctaccccaccaccttttatttcttattcttatttaattttatatttttgtttttataattaactaaaattatcgattataattaaattaaaataatacaatcaactatttattttttagtttttttttggaaaaacaaaattttgtaaaataatttatttttattttcttaacttaaaatgcgacacacaaataacttaaaatgcaagacaacaaactaAACACGCGAtacacaaataacttaaaatggaagacaacaaactaagcgtacaacacacaagtaaatgagtaatcagaagaattttgggtgttgaattaattattattgggatccattttcctaaacaaagactaaaactttaaaagaaatgctaataataagattaagagagtgaaaaatttgatttttattctgtgtccaaatcaaatgatccaagtttctatttgtagagaaaaaaaaatcacgaattttgataaaaaaaaatttttttttttttatttgctatgaaataattgagtccaaattattaagaaaataaaaatccaagcagCCAATCGTAACAAGCCACGTGTCACTGCGGGCCAGactttcaacatgttgaacctTTTCAACACCTCTCTCCTCTTCCCTCATATTCAATAGCCTCCTCCAATGGtctcaacatgttgaatatggCATTCAACAagccattgtaaatggtcttatAGTAGGCACATACCGAGTCCACTATGCTTAGGAAATAATTTAAGGAATAGCAGTGTGATTGTGAACAAACAAACTAGAAAATTGTAATATATGCTATGGAGTTGTTGAAGTTCAATCAAATCAACGGAAGCATGTGGTAAACGAGAAGAAATGGCCCCTACCTTAAAACCTTTTACAAAAGGCTTCATCATTAGCTGTACCACTTTCACTGCCATTTCTAtctatattatttattaccactcgtaaaaaaaaatctatattattacggaaagaaaaattatttgagagagaaagtgatatgatagattgatgatttgatagaaaaatagagatattgaaaaatgaaatgttgAATAAGTGTAGAAAAATAAAGGgtgtataaatatcattgttGAACACAAATTTTAGGCACTTGTTCACAATTTGTCTGTGTCTAGGAAGAAATCGGATACATTGAGTGTCAGAGTCCTTATATCAGTTACCTCACCCTTTACCTGGCTTTGTATTCTCTTTGGTGTGATCAAACTTTCTAAAAACCATGTAAGGTACAAGGATGGAGCAATAGACGAACATTACCTATGATCTTGACCTAAAAACGCAGATGACAtgcttatcttatcttatcttagagtccaataaatataaaacattttctGTCACCATGCTTGCAACAAATAGCAAGTTAACCAagttacaatttaaaaaatattcaatctcCTTCCTAAAGAATATAGGCATAAGCACAAAAAATGTCCAAAAATAAATTTGCTGATGATTATCTTATCTTAACTCAGTTGCTCTTCACCTCTAGAAGTATTTTCCGTAGAGCTTCCATTAGGTTCAACTCTTAAGCTTAATCTTTCTTTTGAATCAATTTCTCTATCAAATCAGCTGCTTGTTGAATTGTTGTGATGTCTTCAGCATTATCATCCTCAATATTAAGGTTAAACTCTTCCTCTAAACCCATCACTATTTCCACCTGCCACATAATCAATTCAATAAGACCATAGCTCTAGCATAAAGAACATTAACATCTAAGAAACATTCATTGTTTCAAGTAATCAACCAAATGACCAAAACCAATAATGTTCATGTAGGTAGGTGTCAGCTCAGTGATAAGAACTTGACCTTTATAACCAACGgagttcaatattttttttaaaagtaataaataatcaaaactaacaaTGTTTGATTGATTACAATTGAATTTCTTACAGTGTCAAGAGAATCAGCACCAAGTTCTGAAAACTTGGTTTCTGGGGTAAGCTTGGTTTCAGGAGTCAAAGCAAGTTGTTTCCTCACAATTTTGCTCACTTTCTCCACTGTCTCAGGTTGTGCCTGAATCTTTTAACAAAATTCAAAGTTATTATTGTTCCTtgcaagttttttaaaaaagtcaaaatgaATTTCAAACTTACTGCACAAATGCGGAAACGAGAAGATCTCAACGAAGGAAAGCTTCTCCTTGTACATCCCACAGAAATTGCACCAAAACTTGAAGTTCTGAAAGAAACCTGCATGTATGTTTTAACCactcaaattaaaattttcactTCTTCCTCACCtcataaaaaaagtattaaaaccACTGTGTTACCTAGAACAAGCTGACAAATCAAGAGTTTCAAAGTCGTTATATAACCCATGTTTTATCTATATGATGTCCACCACCAAAAgtatattcattatttttaatatgagtttatctactgattataacatgttcataagttattttcataagctatataGGATAacatatgaaaacaacttatatgattttttttgacttattttatcttttgttgtaaCAATAGctatgataagtgtttatgctataaaggcttaattgtttatccaaatagaaAAGGCAACAAAATACAAAGGTGAACTTGAGATTTAGTATTGAACCAAAACCTTAACAAATTAACGTGTATGTTCTCTTGCTATGTTCTGAACCTACCAATGTAATTAAGCTATATACTTCAATTTCCAACACCTAAGTTAACACGTCCTTGcgtttaacaaaaaatttactATAGAGAAATTTCCAAAAGTAGTTTATTTTTCGGAGAAAACTTTAACCAAGTCATTTCATGCATTTAACATATACTATACCAAAAGcatagtaacatttttttttcaaagaacaTCATATACAGTAAGTGTGGAAAAGATGAACATTGCAAGGTCAACCGTGAGCCACAACATATCAAATGTCTCCGTAGTCTTTTACCAACTtatgacacaaaaaatatagCATTTCTAGTCACACGAACCTATTGAAGTGtagatacaaataaataagaagtAAGTATGTGCATTAAGAGAGGAAGATGAAAATTTGAACCTGGTTAGTGCTTGTAGAGAATTTGAAAGAGGGTTGAAAGGTAAGAGAGGTGGCTGAAAGAGAGGCCATTGTATTGAAGCTTAGGAAGAAGATAGAATAGTAAGAGATATGGATTGGGTTGATGAAACGGTAGTAGtaatagtagtagtagtagtaaggTAGATAAGTGTGTTATCTAGCTGGTGCTTAGTTGGAAAGTAAAGCCATGTCAGGAACAAAATTGGCTTATTATGGGTGATGTATGTATGAATGAGTGGTGAACATTTGCTCTTGGAAGGTAACTATCTAtccaatcatcatcatcatgctAATGCACATTTTCAATGCACATATGTGCAATTACCTTTTTTCAAAGATATagattaagaaaattaatttatgaacAAATAAATGTAACAATTTTATAAAGTCATCTTTAATAGCTATTGACTATTAATAATTCTAATATTCTACAACTAGTGAGGTTCCTTTCATATTCATTTCATGGAGACACTTCTAATA from Medicago truncatula cultivar Jemalong A17 chromosome 8, MtrunA17r5.0-ANR, whole genome shotgun sequence includes the following:
- the LOC11442988 gene encoding acyl carrier protein 4, chloroplastic; amino-acid sequence: MASLSATSLTFQPSFKFSTSTNQVSFRTSSFGAISVGCTRRSFPSLRSSRFRICAIQAQPETVEKVSKIVRKQLALTPETKLTPETKFSELGADSLDTVEIVMGLEEEFNLNIEDDNAEDITTIQQAADLIEKLIQKKD